A genomic stretch from Methanobrevibacter sp. includes:
- a CDS encoding UbiD family decarboxylase → MNIKDENIIEITDELSTEYEISKVLREYPKDTVIVKNVKGYDMPVVTGICNTRDKIAKSINCEVSEITEKIIDAMENPLKVEKFTDFSEYDNLEIDLDKIPILTHYKRDGGAYITAGVVFARDPKTGIQNASIHRMMVLDNKRLVIRIVPRNLYTYFQNAQEAGEDLDIAIAIGMDPAILLASTTSIPIDYNEMEVANAFKNGELELIKCGDLEVPQADIILEGNISVTETVAEGPFVDLTDTYDIIRDQPIINLNKMHIKKDNPCYHAIVPAGFEHKLLQGLPQEPRIYKAVKNAVPTVENVVLTEGGCCWLHAVVSINKQTEGDGKNAIMAALSAHPSLKHCVAVDTDVNIFDAEDVEYAIATRVKGDRDIMIVPNVRGSSLDPVAESDGTTTKIGVDATKSLKTLEKFERVSFGE, encoded by the coding sequence ATGAACATTAAAGATGAAAACATTATAGAAATTACTGATGAGCTTTCAACTGAATATGAAATCTCTAAAGTATTGAGAGAATATCCTAAAGACACTGTTATTGTCAAAAACGTTAAAGGATATGACATGCCTGTTGTTACCGGAATCTGCAATACACGTGACAAAATCGCTAAGTCAATCAACTGTGAAGTTTCAGAGATTACTGAAAAAATCATTGATGCAATGGAAAACCCATTGAAAGTTGAAAAATTCACTGATTTTTCTGAATATGATAATTTGGAAATCGATTTGGATAAAATCCCTATTTTAACCCATTACAAACGTGACGGCGGAGCTTATATCACTGCAGGTGTTGTCTTTGCACGTGATCCTAAAACCGGCATTCAAAACGCTTCAATCCATCGTATGATGGTGCTTGACAACAAAAGACTGGTTATCAGAATCGTGCCTAGAAACCTCTACACTTACTTCCAAAATGCACAGGAAGCAGGTGAGGACTTAGACATTGCAATCGCTATCGGAATGGATCCTGCAATACTTCTTGCAAGCACTACCTCAATACCGATTGACTACAATGAAATGGAAGTTGCAAATGCATTCAAGAACGGTGAACTTGAACTGATAAAATGCGGTGATTTGGAAGTTCCTCAAGCTGACATCATTCTTGAAGGTAATATTTCAGTGACTGAAACCGTTGCTGAAGGTCCTTTCGTTGATTTGACTGATACTTACGACATTATCCGTGACCAGCCGATTATTAATTTAAACAAGATGCATATCAAAAAGGACAATCCATGCTATCATGCAATTGTTCCTGCAGGATTTGAACATAAGTTACTTCAAGGGCTTCCACAGGAACCTAGGATTTACAAGGCGGTTAAAAATGCAGTTCCTACAGTTGAAAATGTTGTCCTGACTGAGGGAGGCTGCTGCTGGTTGCATGCAGTTGTATCTATCAACAAGCAAACTGAAGGTGACGGTAAGAATGCTATTATGGCAGCATTGTCAGCTCACCCTTCACTCAAGCACTGTGTTGCAGTAGATACTGATGTTAATATTTTTGATGCTGAAGACGTTGAATACGCTATAGCTACTCGTGTTAAAGGTGACCGTGACATTATGATTGTTCCTAATGTTCGTGGTTCATCCCTTGATCCTGTAGCTGAAAGTGATGGTACAACTACTAAAATTGGTGTGGATGCAACCAAATCACTTAAAACATTGGAAAAATTCGAAAGAGTTAGTTTTGGTGAATGA
- the purE gene encoding 5-(carboxyamino)imidazole ribonucleotide mutase — protein sequence MTAKIMIILGSGSDIAIAEKSMDILDKLEIPYSLKIASAHRTPNLVREIVTQGTDAGIEVFIGIAGLAAHLPGSIAAYTPRPVIGVPVDVKTGGIDALESIVQMPYPSPIATVGIDRGDNAAILAAQFIGLHDDEVHKKVIELRKEYAMKVIDSNESIVQVIDRPYIENDFIRIKNLEINKAEVDEENSECKNKDAEVAIIVGRQNDVATAKKITKILERLKITYDIKVVCPIRSNKKFINYVKSMKNAKIFIGVSSNSSQVTGGIVGLTARPVIGVPCTNENGDNYMLTTVSMPPGVPVATVGINNGKNAAVLTGEILGIGNPEMVGLLDKLKDKKITF from the coding sequence ATGACAGCAAAGATAATGATTATTCTTGGAAGTGGATCAGATATTGCTATTGCAGAAAAATCCATGGACATATTAGATAAATTGGAAATACCATACAGTTTAAAAATAGCATCAGCCCACAGAACACCTAATCTTGTTCGTGAAATTGTGACACAAGGTACTGATGCTGGAATTGAAGTTTTTATAGGTATTGCAGGTCTAGCTGCACACTTACCAGGCTCAATTGCCGCTTACACACCAAGACCGGTTATTGGAGTGCCTGTTGATGTTAAGACTGGTGGAATAGATGCATTAGAATCAATTGTTCAAATGCCATATCCTTCCCCAATTGCTACCGTTGGAATAGACCGTGGAGACAATGCTGCGATACTTGCAGCGCAGTTTATCGGTCTTCATGATGACGAAGTTCACAAAAAAGTCATTGAACTTAGAAAAGAATATGCAATGAAAGTTATTGACAGCAATGAAAGCATAGTTCAGGTAATTGACAGGCCTTACATTGAAAATGACTTTATAAGAATTAAAAATCTCGAAATAAATAAGGCTGAAGTGGATGAAGAAAACAGCGAATGCAAAAACAAAGACGCTGAAGTGGCCATTATTGTTGGAAGGCAAAATGATGTTGCAACTGCAAAAAAAATAACCAAGATATTAGAAAGACTTAAAATCACATATGACATAAAAGTAGTCTGTCCAATCAGATCAAACAAGAAATTCATTAATTATGTCAAATCTATGAAAAATGCTAAAATATTCATTGGAGTCAGCTCCAACTCTTCACAGGTTACAGGAGGAATTGTCGGTCTTACTGCAAGACCTGTTATTGGAGTTCCATGTACCAATGAAAATGGAGACAATTATATGCTTACTACCGTCAGTATGCCTCCAGGAGTGCCTGTTGCAACAGTCGGCATAAACAACGGCAAAAATGCTGCAGTTCTTACTGGTGAAATCCTCGGTATTGGAAATCCTGAGATGGTAGGCCTTCTTGATAAGCTAAAAGATAAAAAAATAACATTCTAG
- a CDS encoding Tex family protein codes for MIVKALEKELNLKNWQVKKVIKLIDDGNTIPFIARYRKDVTGSLNDETLRKFDERLKYLRNLEDKKEKIIKRIDEIGKLDDDLKNKIIKAETLVELEDIYRPFKSKKQTRATKAREKGLEPLADIILKQDVKQSVKKIALNYVNDEVKTPEDAIQGAQDIIAEIISDNSTFRKKIRQNTFYTSQIETKAKDKEKSTEYDTYYNYSENIKKIPPHRILAINRAEKEGVVKVKIVCETDEIIEYLNRHMLKNISKIPEKIEYNRYTTPIIKESVKDAYKRLISPAIEREIRNYLTEKAEEKSIEVFARNLNQLLMESPLVGKTILGWDPAFKTGCKLAIIDETGKVLDTSLIYPTEPQNRVQESIKTVRELIDKYDINVIAIGNGTASRESEEIVAQIIKGTSVEYIIVNEAGASVYSASKLADEEFPDFSEGERSAVSIARRLQDPLAELVKIDPKSIGVGQYQHDMNQKQLSESLGGVVEKVVNEVGVDLNTASVSLLNYVSGIGNTTAKNIIKYREENGSFSSRKELLNVSKLGKKTFEQCAGFVKIDNPEYPLDNTTIHPESYDATFKLLKKLNYSVNDIGESNLRLDNIDLDEISEELHIGPETLKDIIHELKKPGRDPREDMPKPMLRKNVLSIDDLEIGMVMQGTVRNIVDFGAFVDIGVHQDGLVHISQLVSDRFVKHPLDIVSVGDIVDVKVLDVDTKRNRINLSMII; via the coding sequence ATGATAGTTAAAGCACTCGAAAAAGAATTGAATCTAAAAAATTGGCAGGTTAAAAAGGTAATCAAACTGATTGATGATGGTAACACAATACCATTCATCGCACGGTATAGAAAAGATGTAACCGGCTCACTGAATGATGAAACACTAAGGAAATTTGATGAAAGGTTAAAATATCTGCGTAATCTGGAAGATAAAAAGGAAAAAATCATCAAAAGAATTGATGAGATTGGAAAACTTGACGATGATTTGAAAAACAAAATCATTAAAGCTGAAACACTGGTTGAACTTGAAGACATATACAGGCCGTTTAAAAGCAAAAAACAGACTAGAGCAACCAAAGCACGTGAGAAAGGCCTTGAACCATTAGCCGACATCATTTTAAAGCAGGATGTTAAACAAAGTGTTAAAAAGATAGCCCTAAATTATGTTAATGATGAGGTTAAAACTCCCGAAGATGCTATTCAGGGTGCTCAGGACATTATTGCAGAAATCATTTCAGATAATTCTACTTTTAGAAAAAAGATAAGACAGAATACCTTTTATACCAGCCAGATTGAGACAAAAGCAAAAGACAAGGAGAAATCCACAGAATATGATACATACTATAATTATTCAGAAAACATTAAAAAGATTCCACCCCATAGGATTTTAGCAATCAACCGTGCTGAAAAGGAAGGAGTTGTTAAGGTAAAGATTGTTTGTGAAACTGATGAAATCATAGAATATCTCAACAGACACATGCTTAAAAACATTTCAAAAATCCCTGAAAAGATAGAGTACAACAGATACACTACTCCAATCATTAAAGAATCTGTCAAGGACGCATATAAAAGATTGATTTCACCTGCAATTGAGCGTGAAATCAGAAACTATCTGACTGAAAAGGCTGAGGAAAAATCAATTGAAGTGTTTGCCCGAAACCTGAATCAGCTGCTGATGGAAAGTCCACTTGTCGGCAAAACCATTCTTGGATGGGACCCTGCATTTAAAACCGGATGTAAGTTGGCCATCATTGATGAAACGGGAAAAGTCTTGGATACCAGTCTGATTTATCCGACCGAACCGCAAAATAGGGTTCAAGAGTCAATTAAGACTGTTCGTGAGTTGATTGACAAGTATGATATTAATGTCATTGCAATCGGCAATGGTACCGCTTCACGGGAATCAGAAGAAATAGTTGCACAAATCATCAAAGGAACTAGTGTCGAGTACATCATCGTTAATGAAGCTGGTGCATCAGTCTATTCTGCTTCAAAATTGGCTGATGAGGAATTCCCTGATTTTTCAGAAGGTGAAAGAAGTGCGGTTTCAATTGCCCGCAGACTGCAGGATCCATTAGCTGAACTTGTTAAGATTGACCCTAAATCCATTGGTGTCGGCCAATACCAGCATGACATGAATCAGAAACAGTTATCGGAATCTTTAGGCGGTGTAGTTGAAAAAGTAGTTAATGAAGTTGGAGTTGACCTAAACACTGCTTCTGTAAGCCTGTTGAATTATGTTTCAGGTATTGGAAACACTACCGCAAAAAATATAATCAAGTATCGTGAGGAAAACGGCAGTTTCAGCTCCCGTAAGGAACTGTTGAATGTCAGCAAACTTGGTAAAAAGACTTTTGAGCAGTGTGCAGGTTTTGTAAAAATTGACAATCCCGAATATCCATTGGATAACACTACAATCCATCCGGAATCATATGATGCAACATTCAAACTGTTAAAGAAGTTGAATTATTCAGTCAATGATATCGGTGAAAGCAATCTCAGATTGGATAACATAGACCTTGATGAAATTTCAGAGGAATTGCATATCGGTCCTGAAACCCTTAAAGACATTATTCATGAGCTTAAAAAGCCTGGTCGTGACCCTCGTGAAGATATGCCAAAGCCTATGCTTAGGAAAAACGTGTTATCAATTGATGATTTGGAAATCGGCATGGTAATGCAGGGAACTGTAAGAAATATTGTTGATTTTGGTGCTTTTGTAGATATTGGAGTTCATCAGGACGGACTGGTTCATATCTCACAATTGGTATCTGACAGGTTTGTAAAGCACCCCTTAGACATAGTCAGTGTCGGAGATATTGTTGATGTTAAGGTTCTTGATGTTGACACTAAGCGGAACAGGATTAATTTATCAATGATAATTTAA